From Triticum aestivum cultivar Chinese Spring chromosome 4A, IWGSC CS RefSeq v2.1, whole genome shotgun sequence, a single genomic window includes:
- the LOC123087444 gene encoding disease resistance protein RGA5, with protein MAVVSAAHGAFGPLLGKLTALLADECGRLKGVRREIRSLRSELASMHAALKEYTKLDDPNHQVKAWISLVRELAYDTEDVFDKFIHHLGDSQDHGGFKDLFRKTVRRLKTLGARHGIAGEIHDLKDRIRQVKELKDCYKLLNDAPSSTAGPPAVDPRLHALFADEAHLVGVDGPRDHLAKWMLEEANTSPKHCKVLSIVGFGGLGKTTLANEVCRKIQGKFDCKAFVSVSQKPDIKKIIKDVISQVSCQGGSTKDTSDWDEMKYISELRVLLQNKRYLIIIDDVWSTQAWQAIKCAFPENNCSSRIIATTRIIEVAKSCCPDDDDRVYQLEALSDLHSRRLFFKRLFGSEEHCPDMLKEVSNKILKKCGGLPLAIISISGLLANRPAIKEEWEKVKRSIGTALEKTNSLEGMSSILSLSYNDLAPRLKTCLLYLSLFPEDHVIDRDRLVRRWIAEGFISEYRGQSKQEVAETYFYELINKSMVQPVGIWYDGKVHACRVHDMMLEIIISKSAEDNFTTVVGGGQTSLANHQGSIRRLSIQHIDKKLASELANVDLSHVRTLIVMPSCCVTHLPSLDRFEALRVLDFEGCGDLKDYDMKGMEKLFQLKYLSFRGTGISKLPSGIVMLGNLETLDLRNTHVRELPAGITRLTTLQHLIGYLNKLPNGIGGMRNLQEMPIFVIISQETDVLEDLRNLTSLEELYVDLGDEVSCEDKRCEQEAFLSSLCKLGTCKLCDLEIRAYRGSLDFLDSWSPLPSSLQRFSATSPDSLTNVPKWITPALTNLANLSISLTELTEDGLLALRKLPSLLRLTLRPSKKFFGTVQATSFPNLKVLYFGKPEQLYVSFVKESAPKLEELINMPFSVSAAKADKFYLGIHHLPCLKLAHIVLDKKEATRSECKAAAAAIRKEAGANSNHPAVYFEGEPAEETGGIADED; from the exons ATGGCGGTGGTGAGCGCCGCGCACGGCGCCTTTGGGCCCCTGCTCGGGAAGCTCACGGCCTTGCTCGCCGACGAGTGCGGCCGGCTGAAAGGGGTCCGCCGCGAGATCCGCTCCCTCAGATCCGAGCTCGCCAGCATGCACGCCGCGCTCAAGGAGTACACCAAGCTGGACGACCCCAACCACCAGGTCAAGGCCTGGATCTCGCTGGTCAGGGAGCTGGCCTACGACACCGAGGACGTCTTCGACAAGTTCATCCACCACCTCGGCGACAGCCAAGACCATGGCGGATTCAAGGACTTGTTCCGCAAGACCGTTCGCCGTCTCAAGACACTTGGAGCCAGGCACGGAATcgccggcgagatccacgacctcAAGGACCGCATCAGGCAGGTGAAAGAGCTCAAGGATTGTTACAAGCTGCTGAATGATGCTCCTTCGAGCACCGCCGGCCCTCCAGCCGTGGATCCGCGGCTGCACGCACTTTTTGCCGATGAGGCACACCTTGTGGGCGTCGACGGTCCAAGAGACCATCTTGCCAAGTGGATGTTGGAAGAAGCAAACACATCGCCCAAACATTGCAAGGTCTTGTCTATTGTTGGGTTTGGTGGTTTGGGCAAAACAACGCTGGCAAATGAGGTTTGCCGCAAGATTCAAGGGAAGTTTGATTGCAAGGCTTTCGTGTCGGTCTCGCAAAAACCAGATATAAAGAAGATTATCAAGGATGTGATCTCTCAAGTGTCATGCCAAGGTGGATCCACAAAAGATACCAGTGATTGGGATGAAATGAAGTATATTTCAGAGCTAAGAGTACTACTACAAAATAAAAG GTATCTCATCATCATCGATGATGTATGGTCTACGCAAGCATGGCAAGCTATCAAGTGTGCTTTTCCAGAGAATAATTGTTCTAGCAGAATTATAGCTACTACACGCATCATTGAAGTAGCAAAGTCATGTTGTCCAGACGATGATGACCGTGTGTATCAATTGGAAGCCCTAAGTGATCTCCACTCCAGAAGATTGTTTTTCAAAAGATTATTTGGCTCTGAGGAACATTGCCCTGACATGTTGAAGGAAGTTTCTAATAAAATCCTAAAGAAATGTGGAGGCCTACCATTGGCAATTATCAGCATATCTGGTTTGCTAGCAAACCGACCAGCCATCAAGGAAGAATGGGAGAAGGTTAAGAGGTCAATTGGTACTGCACTGGAGAAAACTAACAGTCTAGAGGGCATGAGTAGCATACTATCTCTTAGCTACAATGATCTTGCACCTCGTCTCAAGACTTGCTTGCTGTACCTAAGTTTGTTTCCCGAAGACCATGTGATTGACAGAGATAGGCTAGTGAGGCGATGGATCGCAGAAGGCTTCATCTCTGAATATCGTGGACAGAGCAAGCAAGAGGTTGCGGAGACTTACTTCTATGAGCTGATCAATAAAAGCATGGTCCAACCGGTGGGCATTTGGTATGATGGAAAGGTCCATGCCTGTCGAGTCCATGATATGATGCTCGAAATTATTATTTCAAAATCAGCTGAAGATAATTTTACCACTGTGGTAGGTGGAGGTCAAACTAGTTTGGCCAATCATCAAGGTTCAATTCGGCGGCTATCAATCCAGCACATTGACAAGAAACTTGCATCTGAACTGGCAAATGTAGATCTAAGCCATGTTCGAACTTTGATAGTAATGCCATCATGTTGCGTCACACACTTGCCCAGCCTTGATCGGTTTGAAGCTTTACGTGTTCTGGATTTTGAAGGTTGTGGGGATTTAAAGGACTATGATATGAAAGGAATGGAAAAATTATTCCAGCTAAAGTACCTCAGCTTTAGGGGCACAGGTATATCAAAGCTGCCATCAGGGATCGTCATGCTAGGTAATCTAGAGACACTAGATCTTAGGAATACACATGTGCGTGAGTTGCCTGCTGGAATTACTCGGCTCACTACACTACAACACCTAATTGGATATCTGAACAAACTACCAAACGGGATTGGGGGCATGAGGAATTTACAGGAGATGCCAATATTTGTTATTATCTCGCAAGAAACAGATGTGTTGGAGGATCTCCGGAACCTGACAAGTTTGGAGGAACTCTATGTGGATCTTGGTGATGAAGTCTCTTGCGAGGACAAGAGATGTGAACAAGAGGCGTTCCTCTCCTCACTGTGCAAGCTTGGCACCTGCAAACTCTGTGATTTGGAAATACGAGCATACCGTGGTTCCCTCGACTTCTTAGATTCCTGGTCGCCTCTGCCATCTTCTCTTCAAAGGTTTTCGGCGACCAGCCCCGATTCGTTGACAAATGTTCCAAAGTGGATTACACCAGCACTCACCAACCTTGCCAACCTGAGCATCAGCTTAACTGAACTGACGGAAGATGGGCTGCTTGCTCTTAGGAAGCTCCCATCCTTACTTCGCCTGACACTACGGCCATCAAAGAAGTTTTTTGGCACAGTCCAAGCCACTTCTTTCCCAAACCTGAAGGTGCTTTACTTTGGAAAACCTGAACAATTATATGTTTCGTTCGTGAAAGAGTCTGCACCCAAGCTTGAGGAACTTATCAACATGCCATTCAGTGTGTCGGCTGCAAAAGCTGATAAATTCTATTTAGGCATACATCATCTCCCATGTCTCAAATTAGCTCACATAGTGCTTGATAAGAAAGAGGCGACACGGTCAGAATGCAAGGCTGCTGCTGCTGCGATCAGGAAAGAAGCAGGTGCCAATTCCAACCACCCTGCAGTTTATTTTGAGGGGGAACCAGCGGAAGAGACTGGTGGTATCGCTGATGAGGATTAA